The genomic segment CTGGTTCTGATACAATTGCGACTTGTGTTAGGACCGGGTATCTTTTTTATTTCATCATATATAGGTGAATTAGCTTTAATAGGTAAAATACTAAATATTGCATCTTTTAATAATTGCTGTATAGTATTCTTTAGAATGCTTGGAGGTCATATTTTTGGTACTTTACTTTTGAGATATATCATCTATCTAATAAATAACTATAAATTAGGAGCTGATATATTATGATATACAAGAACACACTCGATGGTATTTCTTCTGATATGTTAAAGGGCTTTTTTGTAGATTGGCCAAAGCCACCAAATCCGCAAACTCACTTACTACTATTAAAGAAAAGCAGTAAAGTGATTATTGCTATTGATGATCAAACTAATCAAGTAGTTGGATTTATTACAGCGATAAGTGATGGAGTTCTATCTGCCTACATTCCATTTCTTGAGGTTTTACCGGAATACAAAAATAAAGGTATAGGTAAGGAATTAGTAGATCGGATGCTAAAAGAACTCGATGGCATCTATATGATTGACCTATGCTGTGATGACGATTTAATTCCTTATTATGATAAGTTCGGTATGACGCAGACAAATGGTATGGTTTTTAGGAATTATAAAATGCAATCTGGGAGTTTGAAAATATAAGCCAATAACGCTTGGGAATTTGTCCAATCTCAACGGAATTGTTAAAAGATGCACCACTACACCTTATTTTCATTGTTCACTACTGCGAGCATGTTGCCTGGTTGGAGTTACCCCAAAGTAAATTTGAACAGCCCAGATACCTGGTAATAATCCCATTTGGGTTTATTACCAGGTATTTTTCATTATCTCAAAGAAGAGCGCTATAATTGCATCTAATGAGGATTTAAAATACATGCATAGTAAATAAAGTTAGTAAAAGTGAATCGGAAAAGGCTTGGGGTGCGTCAGTAGGATGAAGGTAGGTGAGGTTGTGACGGAAATTGAAGAAATTATTGCCGAACATGGTGATTATTTATTGCGTGTCGCCTATTTGTACGTGAAAAATAATGCAACCGCTGAGGATATTGTACAAGACGTGTTCATTGCCTTCTATGAGAAACAGGATCAGTACAGGGGGGAGGCATCGCTGAGGACCTACTTGGTGAAAATGACGGTTAATCGCAGCCATGATTATTTACGAAGTTGGAAGAACAAGCGAACCATGCTGTTTGAAAAAATTAAAGGGAGAGGCACTACTCATACGCCTGAACGTGCAATGATTGAGAAAGTGGAAAAGCAGGAATTAGTGGATGCCTTGTTTACATTATCAATCACCTATCGTGAAGTGCTCATTCTTTATTATTTTCAGGAGATGACGACGGTAGAAATCGCGGAATTATTGGAGCGTCCGGAAGCTACGGTAAGAACTAGATTACAGCGTGCGCGAAAGCAACTGGGAAATCGGATAATTGATTATGAATGGGAGGAACAAGGCCGTGAATCAATTTAAGGAAGATTTAAATCGTGAGCTTCAGTCTGTGTCATTGTCCAAAGAGAAGAAGCAGCTAATTGCAACGAAGGCAAAAGCAAAATTACACAACCACAAGAGACGCATCAACTTACAATATCGATTTGTGCTCGCGATTTTCACGATATTCGCAATAGGCTTCAGTTATTTACTATGGCAACAGGAGGGACCTGCAAGTAAGGCGCAAGGTGCAGCACCGATTGAACCTATAACGACTACGACTTGGTCAATGCTTACTAATGATTTTTCAAAAGCGGTACTCTACATAAGCTTCTTTATTATTCTGCGGGACTTGTTAAAGAGACGCTTGCAAAAAAGTGGAAAAGGCTTACCGATTTGTGTGGAATGTGGTGAAGAATGGTCCTATCGAGAGGCCTTGAAACAAAGCATGAAAAACACAAAAATGACATGTCCTTACTGTGGTCAAATACAGTACCGAACGAAAAAATCAAGATTAAAAGGTGGTATGTTAAATATATTTATACCTTTTATGATTATCGCCCCTCAGCTATTTGATAATATATTGCTAGGTATTGTTGTGCATGTCTCATGTGCTGCGTATATCATGTTTAGCCTAGGTCCATATTATTTGGAACTCCAGAAGAAAGATCCTATCAATGATCCTTTATGGTGATAAATTACTGTCACCAGGACAATTCAGCTGCAAATTCGGGTTTTGAAGTGTCAGCGTACCGGAACAATTGCAAACGCCCAATTTGACCAAGTCCATTGCAACGTCAAGATTGTCTTCAGCCAGGTTGGTGGTGCAAATGAAGTTTGCATAAGTGCTAGGAACATTTAGGGATGGAATTCCTTTCAGATATAGGATGTGTAAATATTAAGTTGAGTAATACTAGCAACCTGTAAAAGTTCTATCTGCTTCATCATTTTCACTTATTTTTCTAGTTTTTTTAATGCTAACTGTACCATATGAGTTTATTGGTAATTAAAAGATCGGAAAAAACATGATTTAAAGCACCTAGTTCTAACATACGCTGAATTACTTTAGTACCAAGCGCCTTTCATTATCTATAAAAGTTGCAAGTGAAAATCTTTTGTAGTTTCATATAATTATAAAGCATACGGGCGTGTCTTCCTTTTTTAGTACATGGATCTATTTTAGATCGTAGCCGATTAAGAAATTCGCGGTCACATTCACATGGGTTTCTACCCCTGCGATAACAATCATCATGTGCTTTACAAGCTGCATCTAAATCATTAATAGGTGCGCCGGGCCCATTACAGCCAGGTCCACACCAATTATAGCCTGGTAGAATACAAAAACGAAATCTTCCATTTCTCCTCCGTGACAATATAAAAACCTCCTCTGATGGCTAAGTCACTACTTACTATAGATTATTCATTGGTACGAAATAATGTATAAGCTGTTACCTACGGACTTCGCAATAATTTTATCAAAAGAGGAAAGAGTGATTGAGGTATAATGAAGACATCCCTAAACTTTAATAATCAAACATTGACAACGGGTTTCAATTCAACCAGCATAATGTCGAAGTATATTGAACATATGAATACATATAAAAAACTGAGCGAAGGCGCCTAAGAGGGTGGATCGAAGCGGTTTTGAAGGGAATCATTATGACCTTTATGACTTTGGAGATTGTTTGCTGCGTTTTTTCTCCATGTTGCTAGTGATTACTTCATCTATATAAAAAGGTTATAGAACCTCCATATTAAACTTTCGAAAGGATGTCTTTATTTTGATTACAGTAATACTGCTTTTTTTATTTGCGGGTCTAGCGGAAATCGGTGGAGGTTATCTTATTTGGCAGTGGTTAAGAGAGGGTAAACCGGCTTACTTGGGTCTTATAGGCGGGCTTGTTTTAGCGATGTACGGAGTGATTGCCACTTTCCAGCACTTCCCGACTTTTGGCAGGGTGTATGCTGCATATGGAGGGGTATTCATTGTGCTATCTGTACTGTGGGGATGGGGCGTCGATAAAAAGATGCCGGATACATACGATTGGATTGGTGCTGCAATTTGTATAGTTGGTGTATCCGTTATGTTATGGGCCCCTAGAAGTTAATGTATAGCGAATAGCACCTGGTATCCAAATGGTTATGGAATGTTTGGATGCCAGGTGCTTTTTATTGAGGACGAAGAAATAGCAATTTATTTGTTGGTATTATTAATTTATGATTAAGCCCAAAACACCCGTGACTTCAGTCGCGGGAGATTCATTCAGGCTCTACATGGACATGAACATCGTATACACCATGATCATTTATCAAGACTTTTTCAACATGGCTGGCTATATCATGAGAGTCTTTAATATTTAACGAGGAATCAACTAAAATTACAATATCTATTACTTCATTATTTCCGTAATACCTCCCTTTAATTGTTTCTATACCTATAACTCCATCCACTTTCTTGACTATATCCTGATAGAGTTTAATTTTATCTACATCAAATCCATCCGAAAGTTCGTGTGAAGCTAGTTTGAAGATATCCCAAGCTGTTTTACATATTAATAGTCCAACAGTAATGGCAGTTAGCGTATCCAACCATGGCATATTTAATTGTGAACCGAATATACCAATAGCCGTTCCTATACTTACCCAGGCATCTGAAATGTTATCTTTTGCGGCGGCCATAACCGCTTTGCTATTAATTTTTTCGGCTAGTTTTTTGTTGTAACGGTAGACAAAATACATAACTATTGAAGAAAAAACACCTACATAAGCGGCGCCAATATGAGGGGTCTCTTTACCACCTTGAAACATGGAGGTAATTGCCTCATTCAATACTTGTATACCAACTGCTAACATAATAAATGAAGCGACCATTGAGGCAATTGTTTCACTCTTCCAATGACCGTAACCATGATCCTTGTCAGGTGGTTTTTGTGAAAGTCTTAGTCCGATAAGGACAGCAATTGATGCGACAATATCAGTTGTATTGTTTAGTCCGTCTGCCCTCAATGCGGCAGAGTCACTCATATATCCAACAACCAACTTTATGATAGAAAGAAAAACATAAGCAATAATGCTAATGATTGCTCCACGTTCTCCTAACTTAAGGTTTTTATACTTTTGATTCTCCATTTTTTTGCCCCCTATCGAATTCAAACCATGATTCATAAATTGAACATCACTAGGAGAATTCTTTCCCTTACGCAACAAAAACCCTCGACTGATTCCAGTCGAGGGTTTTGGGTTTTGAAATATAATTTTGAGTTAAATCCATGTTGAGGCACAGTTATCACTCACTAAATTTAGACGTATATATATAGTAGCAGATGAAGGTAATTATAGCTCGATATTAACCTGTAAGAAAAGTCGGTTGTCTTCAGCTAAATAAGGTGAGGTATTTAGAAATGGAGTTAAATACTTCCGTGAAATGGTGTTATGTTAACCTAGTGTGTATGAATTATACATGCCTGTTCCGCGATTAAATCGATGGTTTGCGGATGGATATATATATATATATGGATTATTATGGTAAAGTTGTTTAAGGGTGTAAGAGACAATGGATAAAAATCAAGTGATTGTAACAAATATGTCCAATACATAAATGAAACAAAACGTTATATTTTGGAGGGAGATAGGGGTATGAGGATACTATTTACTATTAGCATTTTTATTTCTGGATTAATTACTGCTTTTGGGTTTTTCTTTGCACATAGATTAACTGTTCCATTTGACCCCGCAAACGATTTATTAGGTGGTGGTAATGGTAATGCAGCTCTGTTTTTTGTTATGGCACCAGGTCCAGTTATTTTCTATTTCTATTTTTCATTGATTTTTGTATTCGAGAAACTTCATAAAATCCTTTCGTTAACAAAGCAGAAATGGTTCAAGTATAGTTACTTAATTGTTTTCATTATTATTGGGGTGATTACTTTTTATAGAGCAACAATATACCGGAATTATATTAATACAAATCACCCATATATGGAGGTAGGATTGCTTAGTCAATTTTCGAACAATATTTTCTTTAATATATGGACATTTGTAGCATTGTTATCTTTTATAGGGGTTATATCTTTTTGGACCAAGAAAAAATGAATAACAAGGGCAATGATTGAAAATAAGCCTAATCGGAAATGTCTCGAATAGTTTTATCCCGCATTAACGGGTAGTAAGACCCCCACTTCAAGTATTCAAGGACACAAGAAGAATAAGTGGGGGATCAACTGCCCGTAAAAGCCCGAATGGTTAAACTAACAATCAGTGAGGGATGAAGAACCCCCCTCTGATTGAAGATTAACTTTATTAACCGTGCAACTATTGTTCAACTAACTGTACAGGGTAGTACAATAAGAAAGTAATAATAAAAGGGGAGAACAGATTGAAAAAATTAATACTGTTTTTATCTCTACTTGGTTTTCTGTTAGTTACTTCGGGTTGTTTGAATGAAATGGTTGGGCAAAAAATAACTGTACAGAAACGAACTGGTGAAGAAAATGTTTTTGAAGACATCAAAGAAGTCACTAAAAAAAATCAGGTAAAAAAAGCGATAGATATAGTTGGAAATGCTAATTTTGAAAATGAAAAGGTAGAAATGGCACACTATGCTGACTACCAATTTCAATTTCCTTCTAAGAATCGCTACGGCAGCGAAGACAAAATAGCGTCTTATTTACTATGGATTAGCTCAAATGGTGAAAATCTAGAGATAGTTAACGATAGCGATAAATATGTGAAATTAACAAAGCAAGATTCAGCAGACCTATATGAAATTTTAACAGGAGAAGAATTAGTAAAATAATTCCCTATCTTCGTATACTCTTCAATTAACGAGTGCGTTTGTGAAGTGGGTTATGTTTACATTAAGCACATGGGATAAGGGAGATCGTTCAGCAATCGAATGGCTGTTAACAGGTAGAATCTCATGGAGAGACTTCTAATAGACAACAATATAAGAATAGAGGTTATTATACATGGACATATATATTGAAAAATTACAGGATACAGATGCTGAAGGTTTGTATAAGTTTGAACTTGATAACAGAGCATTTTTCGAAGAAATGGTACCTACTCGTGGAAATGACTATTATAACCTTGAGGTTTTTAAAAAAAGACACGAAGATTTACTTGAAGAACAAGTTCAAGGAGGTTCATATTTTTATTTAATTAAAGATAAAGATAGTTCAATTCTAGGAAGAATAAATGTCGTGGATATTGATAAATCTCAAAAAACGGGTCATCTCGGTTATAGGGTGGGGCAAGCACATACTGGAAAAAGTATTGCCACTAAAGCATTGAAGTTATTAGTAGAAACAGTAACTGACATAGACATAAAACAAATTAAAGCGAAAACAACAACTAACAATATAGCTTCTCAAAAAGTTTTAGAGAAAAATGGATTTGAGAGAACAGCTACTGATAGCGGAGAATTCGAAATGAATGGCCAGAGGTTAAACTTTGTTTATTACATTTTGACTATTAAAGTTAAGTCTTATTGAACTTCCATGAAATAAAAAACTCTTATTATTGATAATAATGTATAACAATAAAGCTAAGCCTTGAGAACGATAATATTGAATGTATAGGTAAATTAAGCAACAGCTTCATCCTTCATATAATATAGGTAAGTCTGTTCCAGTAACTAAAGTAGGATTAATATTCCATAAGTGGCTACCCATATTGGGTGCAATAGTCTGTGATGCACCATAATCGTTGGTGTTAGACTAACGGATGGGGGCTCTATGGCAACATAGTTGATTGTCCTTCTTCATCAGTCATAGTATCCAATATCCGTTCTGCATACATTTTTATCCTCTGCGCTGTAACGCTGATTTTGCGCTACATGTATGTCGAACGCTCCTTTTAGTTTAATTATAATTTTTTCAGAAAAGTGAAAGTATCGGTTATTGCACCGATGCTTTTTTAGTCGTTTCAATAAGCGTTTTTATTAATGTTTTTTCTCTAATGTCCCCCCCAAAAGAGAAGCCATTATCGGTTGA from the Sporosarcina psychrophila genome contains:
- a CDS encoding GNAT family N-acetyltransferase; translation: MIYKNTLDGISSDMLKGFFVDWPKPPNPQTHLLLLKKSSKVIIAIDDQTNQVVGFITAISDGVLSAYIPFLEVLPEYKNKGIGKELVDRMLKELDGIYMIDLCCDDDLIPYYDKFGMTQTNGMVFRNYKMQSGSLKI
- a CDS encoding sigma-70 family RNA polymerase sigma factor, with the protein product MKVGEVVTEIEEIIAEHGDYLLRVAYLYVKNNATAEDIVQDVFIAFYEKQDQYRGEASLRTYLVKMTVNRSHDYLRSWKNKRTMLFEKIKGRGTTHTPERAMIEKVEKQELVDALFTLSITYREVLILYYFQEMTTVEIAELLERPEATVRTRLQRARKQLGNRIIDYEWEEQGRESI
- a CDS encoding TIGR04104 family putative zinc finger protein is translated as MNQFKEDLNRELQSVSLSKEKKQLIATKAKAKLHNHKRRINLQYRFVLAIFTIFAIGFSYLLWQQEGPASKAQGAAPIEPITTTTWSMLTNDFSKAVLYISFFIILRDLLKRRLQKSGKGLPICVECGEEWSYREALKQSMKNTKMTCPYCGQIQYRTKKSRLKGGMLNIFIPFMIIAPQLFDNILLGIVVHVSCAAYIMFSLGPYYLELQKKDPINDPLW
- a CDS encoding phospholipase, with translation MSRRRNGRFRFCILPGYNWCGPGCNGPGAPINDLDAACKAHDDCYRRGRNPCECDREFLNRLRSKIDPCTKKGRHARMLYNYMKLQKIFTCNFYR
- a CDS encoding YnfA family protein, which translates into the protein MITVILLFLFAGLAEIGGGYLIWQWLREGKPAYLGLIGGLVLAMYGVIATFQHFPTFGRVYAAYGGVFIVLSVLWGWGVDKKMPDTYDWIGAAICIVGVSVMLWAPRS
- a CDS encoding cation diffusion facilitator family transporter — its product is MENQKYKNLKLGERGAIISIIAYVFLSIIKLVVGYMSDSAALRADGLNNTTDIVASIAVLIGLRLSQKPPDKDHGYGHWKSETIASMVASFIMLAVGIQVLNEAITSMFQGGKETPHIGAAYVGVFSSIVMYFVYRYNKKLAEKINSKAVMAAAKDNISDAWVSIGTAIGIFGSQLNMPWLDTLTAITVGLLICKTAWDIFKLASHELSDGFDVDKIKLYQDIVKKVDGVIGIETIKGRYYGNNEVIDIVILVDSSLNIKDSHDIASHVEKVLINDHGVYDVHVHVEPE
- a CDS encoding GNAT family N-acetyltransferase; the protein is MDIYIEKLQDTDAEGLYKFELDNRAFFEEMVPTRGNDYYNLEVFKKRHEDLLEEQVQGGSYFYLIKDKDSSILGRINVVDIDKSQKTGHLGYRVGQAHTGKSIATKALKLLVETVTDIDIKQIKAKTTTNNIASQKVLEKNGFERTATDSGEFEMNGQRLNFVYYILTIKVKSY